A window of Rubricoccus marinus contains these coding sequences:
- a CDS encoding PorV/PorQ family protein: MTRFSPSLSRPLALLAALLLVASGASAQLLPSYGSDRAGTSGFQFLEVTVDPRGAALGGTAVATADDASALFWNPALSARGADTQLALARLNYYADVSMSYAALTQKVGAFTVGAHVQALDSGDMTVTDEFSGPSGTGETFSYVGIVGGLTVSQALTDLFSYGVTAKVVRESAADVAMTAGLVDLGVAYKVGDTGANIGIAIRNFGLNGVASGDLPRTTVEGDPVIEDEFEDLVPPTTFLLGLSYDVMRTADHALTVSGQLTNPNDNAEQFNLGAEYVFGGLLALRTGYAFGADEANLPSFGFGINVPGLGDREVHADYGYTQLDRLGSTHRIGVTASF; this comes from the coding sequence ATGACCCGATTCTCCCCCTCCCTCTCCCGGCCTCTGGCGCTGCTCGCGGCGCTGCTGCTCGTGGCCTCTGGCGCGAGCGCACAGCTGCTCCCGTCCTACGGTAGCGACCGCGCGGGCACCTCCGGCTTCCAGTTCCTGGAGGTCACGGTCGACCCCCGCGGCGCCGCGCTCGGCGGCACGGCCGTCGCCACCGCCGACGACGCCAGCGCGCTGTTCTGGAACCCGGCGCTCTCCGCCAGAGGCGCCGACACGCAGCTCGCGCTCGCGCGGCTGAACTACTACGCCGACGTGAGCATGAGCTACGCCGCGCTGACGCAGAAGGTGGGCGCCTTTACCGTCGGCGCACACGTGCAGGCTCTGGACTCCGGCGACATGACCGTGACCGACGAGTTCTCCGGCCCGTCTGGAACCGGCGAGACGTTCTCGTACGTCGGCATCGTGGGCGGTTTGACCGTCAGCCAGGCGCTCACGGACCTGTTCTCCTACGGCGTAACGGCCAAGGTCGTCCGCGAGAGCGCCGCCGACGTGGCGATGACCGCCGGCCTCGTCGACCTCGGCGTGGCGTACAAGGTGGGCGACACCGGCGCCAACATCGGCATCGCGATCCGCAACTTCGGCCTCAACGGTGTGGCCTCTGGCGACCTGCCGCGCACGACGGTCGAAGGCGACCCGGTGATCGAGGACGAGTTCGAGGACCTCGTGCCGCCGACCACCTTCCTGCTGGGGCTCAGCTACGACGTGATGCGCACCGCGGACCACGCGCTGACGGTCTCGGGCCAGCTCACCAACCCCAACGACAACGCCGAGCAGTTCAACCTCGGCGCGGAGTACGTCTTCGGCGGGCTCCTGGCGCTGCGCACCGGCTACGCCTTCGGCGCCGACGAAGCCAACCTGCCCTCCTTCGGCTTCGGCATCAACGTGCCCGGCTTGGGCGACCGCGAGGTCCACGCCGACTACGGCTACACCCAGCTCGACCGCCTCGGCTCCACGCACCGCATCGGCGTCACCGCTTCGTTTTAG
- a CDS encoding TonB-dependent receptor: MTPRLLLLAALTVFLLALAPEASAQGTLAGTVTDASNDETLIGVNVLVIGTTRGAATDLDGEFSIGDLRAGDYTVRVSYVGYQTLEFTGISVRNGETTRLDVELAEASLDADQEVVVIGERPLIDVEQAQSAYFVSAEEIAARPVRDVQDVVSNQAGVFQDPTGLYIRGGRANETGYVVDGVNAKDPLAGTGFGLDLGSNSLGEVEVNTTGSDASVGGSTSGVIQVRTREGSDEFEVGIAVQRDNAGFNDDWASTFNEENYELSVAGPIVPDRLRFFVSGQSNFQDGFQGFVPDQLESSVVQSDFWAPRRSNRWNGLGKLVFLPRSGMKLVGSYQRSLGINQDTRSLQVTGNDAVVAPGFQYAFAQQPDLANTYTQNSNLSYLLWTHANTPQSIYEIQVSRLFTQLRADANGRDWRPENVDTELDPSSIPGYPGTIFGNPDLGSLPSDTTLFVLPGPGFFNNGGVATDWHDHFAEQITARGEYTRFSKDTNYEFTAGLEASFNDYQWIDIVRPWVGAPITLPDGTVSQSNRLGQSADIWRVKPRKGAFYTSHRIRYNGLIATLGARVETWAAGEYVDNLVESEAFTIPAPLREAYLDETTSALGLRWKGRFLPKLSVSFPVRENQVLFFSYGHSMQQAHPTFVYANLDPFYQDRSFFSDLGNPNLNPEVDVAYELGIRNQITQNDALSVTAFWRDKYDFITVARATIIDPTGRETNRALRVNGDFARVRGIEASYIKRIGSWFQGQLNASYSRATGLSSTNNDALDDLIRTGNVDNTFETPLAWDRPLDIKGSLTLSHDEDRPWLGIPGLNRAKLFLQSTFRSGQRYTPVEFIGNERNPFTGERDWRPIYETVDDPALRFSESGKPWWWFDLRAERRFAVAGSDVVFTLEVENLFNQKNGVIINPVTGRAYPEVDETTDFTALRGNPDYDVTGTVRDPRYEDPDTSGLPPLNPARYLAPRHVVFGLSYKF; encoded by the coding sequence ATGACTCCGCGCCTGCTCCTCCTCGCTGCCCTCACGGTGTTCCTCCTCGCGCTCGCGCCAGAGGCCTCCGCGCAGGGCACCCTCGCCGGGACCGTTACCGACGCGTCCAACGACGAGACGCTGATCGGCGTCAACGTGCTCGTGATCGGCACCACGCGCGGTGCCGCGACGGACCTCGACGGCGAGTTCTCCATCGGGGACCTCCGCGCGGGCGACTACACCGTGCGCGTGTCGTACGTGGGCTACCAGACCCTGGAGTTCACCGGCATCTCCGTCCGAAACGGCGAGACGACGCGGCTGGACGTCGAGCTTGCGGAGGCCTCGCTGGACGCCGACCAAGAGGTCGTCGTGATCGGTGAGCGCCCGCTGATCGACGTGGAGCAGGCACAGAGCGCCTACTTCGTGAGCGCCGAGGAGATCGCCGCGCGTCCCGTGCGCGACGTGCAGGACGTGGTGAGCAACCAGGCCGGCGTCTTTCAGGACCCGACGGGCCTCTACATCCGCGGCGGCCGCGCAAACGAGACCGGCTACGTCGTGGACGGCGTCAACGCGAAGGATCCTCTGGCGGGAACGGGCTTCGGGCTCGACCTGGGCTCCAACTCGCTCGGCGAGGTGGAGGTCAACACGACCGGCTCCGACGCCAGCGTAGGCGGCTCCACCTCTGGCGTGATCCAGGTCCGCACGCGCGAGGGTTCGGACGAGTTCGAGGTCGGCATCGCGGTCCAACGGGACAACGCCGGCTTTAACGACGACTGGGCGAGCACCTTCAACGAGGAGAACTACGAGCTCTCGGTCGCCGGCCCCATCGTGCCGGACCGCCTGCGGTTCTTCGTCTCCGGCCAGTCCAACTTCCAGGATGGCTTCCAGGGCTTCGTGCCGGACCAGTTGGAGTCCTCGGTCGTGCAGAGCGACTTCTGGGCCCCCCGCCGCAGCAACCGCTGGAACGGGCTGGGCAAGCTGGTCTTCCTGCCGCGCTCGGGCATGAAGCTCGTGGGCTCCTACCAGCGCTCGCTCGGCATCAACCAGGACACTCGCAGCCTGCAGGTGACCGGCAACGACGCGGTCGTCGCGCCGGGCTTCCAGTACGCCTTCGCGCAGCAGCCGGACCTCGCGAACACGTACACGCAGAACTCGAACCTGAGCTACCTGCTGTGGACGCACGCCAACACCCCGCAGTCCATCTACGAGATCCAGGTCTCGCGCCTGTTCACCCAGCTCCGCGCCGACGCCAACGGCCGCGACTGGCGCCCGGAGAACGTGGACACAGAGCTCGACCCGTCCTCCATCCCGGGCTACCCCGGGACCATCTTCGGCAACCCGGACCTCGGCAGCCTCCCCTCGGATACGACGCTGTTCGTCCTCCCTGGGCCGGGCTTCTTCAACAACGGCGGCGTCGCTACGGACTGGCACGATCACTTCGCGGAGCAGATCACCGCCAGAGGCGAGTACACCCGCTTCTCCAAGGACACCAACTACGAGTTCACCGCCGGCCTGGAGGCGTCGTTCAACGACTACCAGTGGATCGACATCGTGCGCCCGTGGGTCGGCGCGCCGATCACGCTTCCGGACGGGACGGTCTCGCAGTCCAACCGCCTGGGCCAGTCGGCGGACATCTGGCGCGTGAAGCCGCGCAAGGGCGCCTTCTACACCTCGCACCGGATCCGCTACAACGGCCTCATCGCCACACTCGGCGCGCGCGTCGAAACGTGGGCCGCTGGCGAGTACGTGGACAACCTCGTGGAGAGCGAGGCCTTTACGATCCCGGCGCCGCTCCGCGAGGCGTACCTGGACGAGACCACGAGCGCGCTCGGGCTGCGCTGGAAGGGCCGCTTCCTGCCCAAGCTCTCGGTGAGCTTCCCCGTCCGTGAGAACCAGGTGCTGTTCTTCTCTTACGGCCACTCCATGCAGCAGGCGCACCCGACGTTCGTGTACGCCAACCTGGACCCGTTCTACCAGGACCGCTCCTTCTTCTCCGACCTCGGTAACCCCAACCTCAACCCCGAGGTGGACGTGGCCTACGAGCTCGGCATCCGCAACCAGATCACGCAGAACGACGCGCTGAGCGTGACGGCCTTCTGGCGCGACAAGTACGACTTCATCACCGTCGCCCGCGCCACGATCATCGACCCGACGGGCCGTGAGACCAACCGCGCGCTCCGCGTCAACGGTGATTTCGCCCGCGTCCGCGGCATCGAGGCGTCCTACATCAAGCGCATCGGCTCTTGGTTCCAGGGCCAACTCAACGCGAGCTACTCCCGGGCCACAGGCCTGAGCTCCACCAACAACGACGCGCTGGATGACCTCATCCGGACAGGCAACGTGGACAACACGTTCGAGACGCCTCTGGCGTGGGACCGCCCGCTGGACATCAAGGGCTCGCTCACGCTCAGCCATGACGAGGACCGCCCGTGGCTCGGGATCCCTGGGTTGAACCGCGCCAAGCTGTTCCTCCAGAGCACCTTCCGCAGCGGGCAGCGCTACACGCCCGTCGAGTTTATCGGCAACGAGCGCAATCCGTTCACCGGCGAGCGCGACTGGCGCCCGATCTACGAGACCGTGGACGACCCCGCGCTCCGCTTCTCCGAGAGCGGCAAGCCGTGGTGGTGGTTCGACCTCCGCGCCGAGCGCCGCTTCGCGGTCGCCGGCAGCGACGTCGTCTTCACGCTGGAGGTGGAGAACCTCTTCAACCAGAAGAACGGCGTCATCATCAACCCCGTGACGGGCCGCGCCTACCCCGAGGTGGACGAGACGACGGACTTCACCGCGCTCCGTGGCAACCCGGACTATGACGTCACCGGGACCGTCCGCGACCCGCGCTACGAGGACCCCGACACGAGCGGCCTCCCGCCGCTCAACCCCGCCCGCTACCTCGCGCCCCGGCACGTCGTCTTCGGCCTGAGCTACAAGTTCTAG